Genomic segment of Coregonus clupeaformis isolate EN_2021a chromosome 34, ASM2061545v1, whole genome shotgun sequence:
caactcgaaccttcagctccctccacagattttctatggaattaaggtctggagactggctaggccactccaggaccttaatgtgcttcttcttgagccactcctttgttgccttggccgtgtgttttgggtcattgtcatgctggaatacccatccacgacccattttcaatgccctggatgagggaaggaggttctcacccaacatttgacggtacatggccccatccatcgtccctttgatgcggtgaagttgtcctgtccccttagcagaaaaacaccttcaaagcataatgtttccaccaccatgtttgacggtggggatggtgttcttggggtcataggcagcattcctcctcctccaaacacggcgagttgagttgatgccaaagagctcgattttggtctcatctgaccacaacactttcacccagttctcctctgaatcattcagatgttcattggcaaacttcagacggccctgtatatgtgcgttcttgagcagggggaccttgcgggcactgcaggatttcagtccttcccggcgtagtgtgttaccaattgttttcttggtgactatggtcccagctgccttgagatcattgacaagatcctcccgtgtagttctgggctgattcctcaccgttctcatgattattgcaactccacgaggtgagatcttgcatggagccccaggccgagggagattgacagttcttttgtgtttcttccatttgcgaataatctcatcaactgttgtcaccttctcaccaagatgcttgacgatggtcttgtagcccattccagccttgtgtaggtctacaatcttgtccctgacatccttggagagctctttggtcttggccatggtggagagtttggaatctgattgattgatatgtctcctgagtggcgcagtggtctaaggcactgcatcgcagtgctaactgtgccactagagatcctggttcgaatccaggctctgtcgcagccggccgtgactgggagactcatgggcggcgcacaattggtccagggtaggggagggaatggccggcagggatgtagctcagttgatagagcatggcgtttgcaacgccagggttgtgggttcgattcccacggggggccagtatcaaaaaaaaaatgtattcactaactgtaagtcactctggataagagcgtctgctaaatgactgtaatgtaaatgattgattgtttctgtggacaggtgtcttttatacaggtaacgaactgagattaggagcactccctttaagagtgtgctcctcatctcagctcgttacctgtataaaagacacctgggagccagacatttttctgattgagagggggtcaaatacttatttcccttattaaaatgcaattcaattcataacatttttgacatgcgtttttctggaattttttgttgttattctgtctctcactgttcaaataaacctaccattcaaattatagactgatcatttctttgtcagtgggcaaacgtacaaaatcagcaggggatcaaattcttatttccctcactgtatatatatacacacatacagtagtaATGCTCTTTACACATTGTAATCTACATAGTGAGAATATACTACCTGTAGAAATACACTGGGTAAATATCAAATAGCATTTTTGCCATACAGTGCCCTACTGTTGGCTAAAGCCACGTTGTGCACTACATCCGGAATGTATTCAGTGCACTACatgaggaatagggtgccatttgagatgcagcctaGTGTCGTGTGTTTACTCCCAGGTGATGGCCAGCATCTTGCAGCTCAGCTCCCACAGTTTCTGGGCCAAGTCGTCATCAGAGGCTGTCCTGGAGCACCTCGCAGGTGCACAGTCActgttcacacacaaacacaatgagtGTCAATGAGCAGGTATACAATAACTTACCTGATTAACACTGTAAGTTACACTTTCACAAAATCTAACAgtatgtgcgtgcatgcgtgtgtgtgtgtacctgtagtaTCCTCCACTCTCCTTCTCCAGTCCTGGCTCCACAGCACAGTATATGGAGGTCTGAGCTCCCTCTACAGCGGACTTAGTGAATGGCCGGAACACCTTGACCGCTACCTGGACAGGACTGTTCAGGTGTCTCCACAGTTCTGACTGGACCACGCCCGGATGGAGGGAGAACACACTCACACCAGTGCCTGCACATAACACACATAAACTGGACGTTCAGTCGTGTCATGATGAGTAGTAGGAACAAGTTGCTTCTAGCCACTGTTACAGGGTCAGATATTTGATCAATCTTAGGTTTGTAGGTATACAGGGTTATCCATAGATCATCTAATTCTGAGTAGCTAACAGAGGAGGTTTGAGAGAGTCTTCAAGTTGGAGAAACTAACATGCAGTGGCCTAAATGAACAAAGTCCATTTCAGAGTTCATGGAGGGTGCTTTGGAGCGAAAACATGACATGGTCTATATGAGGGATCTTAACAGGACGCAGTCTATGTGTGGGACACAGTACAGCATCCTGttattaatacacacacacacacagaggtgacTACATTAAACATCCTGTGGAGATTATGAGGAAGAGGACATTTTTTGAGTCAACTCCCATTCTCCAGTTCGGCCATTGTCGGACATGGCTGTCGAGTGCAGCTCTTACCCTGCAGTCGTTTGGCCAGTGAGCGTGTGCAGAGGACATTGGCCAGTTTGCTCTGTCCATAGGCCTTGACCTGGTCGTAGCTCTTCTCACTGTTGATGTCGTCCAGTCTCATGCTGGTCCAGGTGTGAGCCACTGACGACACGTTAATGATGCGGGCTGGCGCCGAGCGCTTAATCAGGTCCAACAACAGGTTGGTCATCAGGAAGTGACCTACAGGAAGTCAGAGGTTAGGGAAGGATCaatgagctgtgtgtgtgcgttctttCTGGCAAATGTGCATgttgtcagggtgtgtgtgtgtgtgtgtgtgtgtgtgtgtgtgtgtgtgtgtgtgtgtgtgtgtgtgtgtgtgtgtgtgtgtgtgtgtgtgtgtgtgtgtgtgtgtgtgtgtgtgtgtgcgtgtgcgcgcgtgCATGCATAAGAATGTTTATGTTATCTGTAAGACTGGGAATGAACTGTCCTTAATTCTGTCCTCTTCAGTATGAATAGTTCATCAGTGTGTGTATATCTACGGACCAAGGATGTATGGCGAGAATTCAAACAGTTTTTACAGAAACTGAACTTCAGCAAAAGTCACAGACTCACTTCCATTCAAATCAGATTGAATTTCCGTCCTAATCTGTGACTGCTAATAGCTTTACTGCCGGAGACAGAGAGCAATTACTACAGCCATGTAAGGTAGCCCCTAATTAGTTCTCCATTTAGGAAGGAAATAGGGGCTAATATACCATGTTAGCCTGCTTAAGAACATGCCTGCACTGATTTAATCTAGCTAATCTGATAACACAGATACACACGAGTAGGcctagtgtgtgtatatatacagtggggcaaaaagtatttagtcagccaccaattgtgcaagttctcccacttaaaaagatgagagaggcctgtaattttcatcataggtacacgtcaactatgacagacaaattgagattttttttctccagaaaattacattgtaggagttttaatgaatttatttgcaaattatggtggaaaataagtatttggtcacctacaaacaagcaagatttctggctctcacagacctgtaacttcttctttaagaggctcctctgtcc
This window contains:
- the zgc:112332 gene encoding retinol dehydrogenase 12; translation: MHSIRNFFCGRWSCDVRLDGQTVIITGANTGIGKETARDLAKRGARIIMACRDMEKAEGARKEITEDCGNENIVIHKLDLSDTKSIREFAELINKEEKQVNILINNAGIMMCPYSKTKDGFEMQFGVNHLGHFLMTNLLLDLIKRSAPARIINVSSVAHTWTSMRLDDINSEKSYDQVKAYGQSKLANVLCTRSLAKRLQGTGVSVFSLHPGVVQSELWRHLNSPVQVAVKVFRPFTKSAVEGAQTSIYCAVEPGLEKESGGYYSDCAPARCSRTASDDDLAQKLWELSCKMLAITWE